In Mechercharimyces sp. CAU 1602, the genomic window GCTAGCAAAAAAATGTTTATCTATTTCTATTGATATAAGAATATCATAATCACAGCGATCGTAAAAATCAACAAATATTTACACAAGATCTTCCTTTTATATATAAATACCCTACTCCGTTGGGGATAGTAACGAAGTAGGGTATTTACTCTTTCTAGCAGTTGTTAGCTAGTAATGGGGATCTACTTATAGTAAATCCATGTTAAATAGGGATAGAGTGCGAACTTTAGATGGAATTAACGGTTAAGCCACTCGTAAAACCAGTCATACCAGCTCATATTGTCATCATCTTGCGTAGTTTCTTCTTCTTCACCATTGCCATTATCGCCACCGTTGTCAGAACCGATCGCTTTTGCTGCATTCACGCGACCATAGGTCCACTTATCACCGGTACCATCGATTTGATCCGCAGAACTTTGGATAGAATCGCGAATCTCATCAGCTGCCATTCCTTGTGAAGAGAGAAGTGCTGCTACACCAGCTACGTGTGGGGAAGCCATAGAGGTTCCACTGTATTTCACGTACTCTCCGTTTAATTCGGTCGAGATGATGTCTACTCCAGGAGCTGCTACATCTACCCAGTCACCATAGTTGGAGAAATCAGCGATGGTGTCATTAGCATCGACAGCTGCAACTGACAGTGCACCTTCATAATAGGCTGGGTAAGACGGAGAAGATGTGGATTCGTTACCGGCAGCGGCTACAACAAGCACACCTTTGCTGACTGCATATTCAACTGCATCTTCGATTACTTGGGAAGATTGAGGACCACCCAGACTTAGGTTAATCACTTGTGCACCATTATCGGCAGCGTAGGTAATTCCATTAGCAACGGATTCATTTGTACCCGAACCGTTTGCATCTAGTACGCGTACAGGCATGATTTGCACTTCAGGTGCTACGCCAGCTACTCCAATACCGTTATTGGTTGCAGCTCCAATTGTACCTGCAACGTGGGTGCCATGACCTTGCTCGTCGGAAGCATCGTTATCATCGTCTACGAAGTCATATCCTTCGATTACTTTTCCACTAAGGTCAGGATGATCACTTTGTACACCAGTATCGATGACAGCGACAACTGTATCGCTACTGCCCTTGGTTGTATCCCATACTTCTGGAACACTCATATTTTGCGGGCCGTATTGATCAGATTCGTACATAGGGTCATCTGGAGTCCAGGATGCTTTGTACTCGATAATTGGCTCTGCATACTCAACATTTTCCATGTCACTGTACTCAGCGATTGCTTCTTCAACGGACTGACCTTCTACTTCGACAACATCAAAGTCAAGGCTTTCATTCTGCTCCAACACGTTAGATTTCTCTGCACGGTGGATCGATTTTCTTACTTTTTCTGAAGTTTTATCGCTAAACTTGACTACAATCTCATCGGAGGACTTTGTTTCCGCCGAGGCAGTGTCCAATCCTACCGCGGGAAGATTGTTAGATAGTGGGAGTGTTACAGCTAGTCCCACAGCGGCAAATATTGAGAAAGCTTGCTTTGTACCTTTCATCGAAAAACTCCTTTTTTAAAATATTGCATCAAAGATGCGATTTTCCCTATGCTTTGCTACTTGATAAGTATAAAAGCAAGGCAAGAATGAGCGTGTGATGATAAGTATGAGATTCAATAGATTGATAGGAACCTATCCTGAAATGTCTTTTTTTCCTTGCAGCTCATCTTTTCACTATGATAAAGCATTCATTTTGATTTGTAAATATGAATCAATCAATTTTTTTAATTTAAGCGTAATAATTTTTGCTGGTGCAAGTATTTAGTATAATTTGGTTTATTTAATACCTTATATAGGGAAAATAGAAATATATAGCATAATAGAATGGGAGAATTCATCTCTTACCCTACTATGATGAGAAAAGGTGTAGTCACATCTTGTTATATCTGTATTATGAGGTCGGTGCTGTGTGAAATAATATGCAGTCCAGCTCACCACTGCTTTGTGAAGTGTACAAATTCAAGTCTTTAATATAACAAAAATAGCAACAAAAATATTAGTTGATAAGAGATGGGTGTGAGTGTTGGGATGAGTCTTGCATATTCTTTGCTATCACAGTAGGTGTTGCAAGTTTTCATCTGCATACACCTAGAGAGTTTTTATAACTCTTCTGGGATAATAAATCGAGATGTTTATATATATTAGTGAAATATGAAGTTAGTGTGTAATACCCGTTTAAACAAAGAATAAACACAAAATTCACCTTTCAATATGAGTGTAGACCCTCGATACTGCTCTCAACCTTAAATAGCCCGCCACGATCTCATGAGATCGTGGCGGGCTATTTATTTGTATGAAAGGACGAGAATACGATTGTTTACTCGTAGTAAGCCACTTTATCAATGGAATAACCGTATCCACTGACGGAGAAATCGGTGACGAGGTTGGCGGTAATCGTATCACCATCAACGTAAACCCAAAAATCTTCTTTTTTACCGTCAAAGGTGTGCTTTATCTCTCCGTCGGCATTTTTGATGTAGACGAAATCGTAGGTTGCTTCTGTATCAATCTTGGTGAAGTGCAACCCTACTTTGGATGCACCTGCCTTTGTATAGGTATCACTTTTGTTGTAGTTATTGCTGTAGGGGTGAGGGCTATCATAGGATTTATCCAGTTCTGTGCGCTTAGGATCTTCTTCTCCGTCATCTTCCCCTGTGTAGGATAGTTTTAGAGAATAGGTGTCGAAAGCATCCATCGCACCATTATAGCCAGAGACTTTAACATAGTAAGTTCCAGCACCACTAGCGCTGTATGAGAGTTCTTCACTCGTGGTTCTACCATTCTCAGATTTTGCAATGAGACTTCCCCGGGAGTTGTAGAGATAGAGGTCATAGTCAGCTGGAAGGCTTGTTAAGGAAGCGGAGATATTACCACCGCGATCACTTTTAAACGTGAACCAATCCGTATCAACGTTGCTACTGATTAGACTGGAATAGCTTTTACCCGAAGAGACCTGTTTTGCTTCCTGACGGGAGTCATTTGGTTCATAAGCATCTCCACCTAATGCTTTTAGGGCATTTACTTTACCGTGGATCCATAGATTACCTGTGTTTGGGATGTGGTCGGCGGTGCTTTCTAGTGCCGCTCGAATTTCTGTATGAGACATCCCCTGTGATGCGAGCAGTGCGGCAACTCCTGCTACATGGGGAGCAGCCATTGAAGTACCGCTTTTCTCCCCATACCCGCCTCCGATGGTGGTGGAGAGGATATCGACCCCAGGAGCGGCGACATCGACCCAATCTCCGTAATTGGAGAAATTAGCGATGCGATCATTTTCATCCAAAGCGGCAACGGCAATTGAGCGATCGTATGTTCCTGGATAGTTTGGTTTATTCGTTGATTTATTCCCGGCAGAGGCTACAATAACTACACCTTTACTCCAGGCATAGTTGACGGCGTCTTCGATTAGTTGAGACGGTTCGGGATCTCCGAGGCTCATATTGATCACATCTGCTCCGTTATTAACGGCATAAAGAATCCCGTTTGCTACTTGTTCATTGGTACCGTATCCTTCATCGTTCAAAACACGGACTGGCATAATTTTTACATTTGGAGCAACGCCGGCTACACCGATCCGGTTATTGGTACTTGCGGCAACCGTACCCGCAACGTGGGTACCATGACCGTGCACATCACTTGCATCGGGATCATTATCTATATAATCGTACCCTTGGATCACTTGTCCTTGTAGATCAGGGTGATTGGCTTCGACACCGCTGTCGATGACAGCTACAATAACACCGCTGTTTCCGCGGGTGATTTCCCACGCAGCTGGAAGTTGCATGTTTTGCGGCCCGTATTGTCCTGAGCGATAGTAAGGATCATCTGGTGTCCAGTCGGCAGAATACGTGATGATTGGTTCTGCATATTCTACTTGTGCCATTTTTTCATAGTCTTTAATCGCTTCTGCTACACTCTCCCCTTCCACTTCGACAACGTCAAAGTCGAGTGTGTTGTTTTGTGAGAGAATATTAGCTGTTTCGGACTTATGGAGGCTTTTCTTACTCATACTAGAAGTGTCATCTTTGAATTTTACAATAATTTCCGCACTGCTATTTTTCTCAGTGGCTTCTACTGCTGAGGGCTGTGAAAAGGGAAGTGTGAAGGCTAATCCCAATGTGGTGAGTAAAGCGATCGTCGATTTTGATTTGTTCATGTCTTTCTCCTTTTTATTTTAAATTTGCTGTGAGAAGAGTCGCTATATTCTATCTTCGGCGTGCAGTTATGTAACGTACCTCAGAGGAAGATGAGAATAAGTACAAAGTATAGTTGGATATGGAGGTTTGCAGGTGCCAACCTATCGGAATAGAATTTAGTATAGCGATACTCTAATCAAAAGACTTATTTACTATAATAAATTAAGAAAATTAATAAGTAAATATAAAATAGATAATTTTTTAGAAAAAAGTAGAAGTTTGTGGTTATCAGTGCAAAAACCAGGAAGGAAAATTCATCAAATAATATCAGCCGATGTAGAGTAATCATGCGAGATCCTTTA contains:
- a CDS encoding S8 family peptidase encodes the protein MKGTKQAFSIFAAVGLAVTLPLSNNLPAVGLDTASAETKSSDEIVVKFSDKTSEKVRKSIHRAEKSNVLEQNESLDFDVVEVEGQSVEEAIAEYSDMENVEYAEPIIEYKASWTPDDPMYESDQYGPQNMSVPEVWDTTKGSSDTVVAVIDTGVQSDHPDLSGKVIEGYDFVDDDNDASDEQGHGTHVAGTIGAATNNGIGVAGVAPEVQIMPVRVLDANGSGTNESVANGITYAADNGAQVINLSLGGPQSSQVIEDAVEYAVSKGVLVVAAAGNESTSSPSYPAYYEGALSVAAVDANDTIADFSNYGDWVDVAAPGVDIISTELNGEYVKYSGTSMASPHVAGVAALLSSQGMAADEIRDSIQSSADQIDGTGDKWTYGRVNAAKAIGSDNGGDNGNGEEEETTQDDDNMSWYDWFYEWLNR
- a CDS encoding S8 family serine peptidase, with the protein product MNKSKSTIALLTTLGLAFTLPFSQPSAVEATEKNSSAEIIVKFKDDTSSMSKKSLHKSETANILSQNNTLDFDVVEVEGESVAEAIKDYEKMAQVEYAEPIITYSADWTPDDPYYRSGQYGPQNMQLPAAWEITRGNSGVIVAVIDSGVEANHPDLQGQVIQGYDYIDNDPDASDVHGHGTHVAGTVAASTNNRIGVAGVAPNVKIMPVRVLNDEGYGTNEQVANGILYAVNNGADVINMSLGDPEPSQLIEDAVNYAWSKGVVIVASAGNKSTNKPNYPGTYDRSIAVAALDENDRIANFSNYGDWVDVAAPGVDILSTTIGGGYGEKSGTSMAAPHVAGVAALLASQGMSHTEIRAALESTADHIPNTGNLWIHGKVNALKALGGDAYEPNDSRQEAKQVSSGKSYSSLISSNVDTDWFTFKSDRGGNISASLTSLPADYDLYLYNSRGSLIAKSENGRTTSEELSYSASGAGTYYVKVSGYNGAMDAFDTYSLKLSYTGEDDGEEDPKRTELDKSYDSPHPYSNNYNKSDTYTKAGASKVGLHFTKIDTEATYDFVYIKNADGEIKHTFDGKKEDFWVYVDGDTITANLVTDFSVSGYGYSIDKVAYYE